Proteins from a genomic interval of Gammaproteobacteria bacterium:
- a CDS encoding GFA family protein, translating to MEKRREGQCQCGNIRYRLIGEPLTLYICHCLHCQKQSSSAFGMSLWINRDDIEFLSGELKFWTTKGDSGATKMCAFCGNCGSRIYHASDDDQAPLSLKAGTLNDTSWLRPVAHIWTKRAQPWVSIDQKPDRCYDEEPPSDEELLRLWRDSNRAE from the coding sequence ATGGAGAAGCGTCGAGAAGGCCAATGCCAATGCGGAAATATCCGATACCGACTCATCGGTGAACCCCTAACACTTTACATCTGCCACTGTCTTCATTGCCAGAAGCAGTCCTCCAGTGCCTTTGGGATGTCACTCTGGATAAATCGTGATGACATCGAGTTTCTGTCCGGCGAATTGAAGTTTTGGACGACGAAAGGTGATAGCGGCGCGACAAAGATGTGCGCCTTTTGCGGTAACTGCGGTTCACGCATTTATCACGCTTCAGACGATGATCAAGCTCCGCTTAGTCTCAAAGCAGGGACACTCAACGACACGTCGTGGTTGCGACCAGTAGCCCATATTTGGACTAAGCGAGCACAGCCTTGGGTTTCAATAGACCAAAAGCCGGACCGCTGTTATGACGAAGAACCGCCTAGTGATGAGGAATTGCTACGGCTGTGGCGAGATTCGAATCGGGCAGAATAA
- a CDS encoding antibiotic biosynthesis monooxygenase: MLVAIFRSRLRPNLGEDYQACNKRMNEISRSLPGFISCKGFVANDGERLSIIEWESPEHFRAWVEHPEHLEVKERGRQDYYEDYTCYICDDPKVYGFSRDSD, encoded by the coding sequence ATGCTCGTCGCCATTTTTCGCTCGCGCCTTCGCCCCAATCTTGGCGAAGATTATCAAGCGTGCAACAAACGAATGAATGAAATCTCACGGTCGCTGCCCGGATTCATCTCGTGTAAGGGGTTTGTCGCTAACGATGGCGAAAGGCTCTCCATCATCGAGTGGGAGTCACCTGAGCACTTTCGCGCCTGGGTCGAGCATCCCGAACATCTGGAAGTCAAGGAACGTGGTCGCCAAGACTACTACGAAGACTACACCTGCTACATCTGCGACGACCCGAAGGTATACGGCTTCTCACGCGATTCGGACTGA
- a CDS encoding dienelactone hydrolase family protein, producing MSRFPFILFTFLAVVSTPLYAAITGELVPYKAGDTSLVGYIVYDKAVQGKRPAVIVVPDWWGHSNYARDRAEALAKLGYTAIVMDMYGDGKYVEFPETKKQMIMFTADPKTMEVRFDATYQTLIKNETVDSNHVAAIGYSLGGRVVLEMARRGKDLDGVASIWGVIPKTDNPAKKGFVKAKVLVQQAEDDSSVPIEDVNKVIKEMAAAGVETKVIVYPGTKHGFTRPDATTRAEKHNLPIRYNDKAAKQSWKDLSEFLKAAFK from the coding sequence ATGTCTAGATTCCCTTTTATTCTATTTACGTTTTTGGCAGTGGTCAGCACCCCGCTGTATGCCGCGATCACAGGTGAATTGGTTCCATACAAAGCCGGGGATACCAGCTTGGTGGGCTACATCGTCTATGACAAGGCCGTCCAAGGCAAACGTCCCGCGGTGATCGTCGTTCCCGATTGGTGGGGACACAGCAACTATGCGCGTGATCGCGCCGAGGCACTGGCCAAACTCGGTTATACCGCCATAGTCATGGACATGTACGGCGATGGTAAATATGTCGAGTTCCCTGAGACTAAAAAGCAAATGATCATGTTTACGGCGGATCCAAAGACCATGGAGGTGCGTTTTGATGCTACCTATCAAACGCTGATCAAAAATGAAACAGTCGATAGCAATCATGTTGCCGCAATTGGCTACTCACTGGGCGGTCGGGTGGTATTGGAAATGGCCCGCCGCGGCAAGGACCTGGATGGTGTCGCAAGCATCTGGGGGGTAATCCCCAAGACCGACAATCCTGCCAAAAAAGGTTTCGTCAAAGCAAAGGTCCTGGTACAGCAAGCGGAAGACGATAGCTCGGTACCCATAGAAGACGTGAACAAGGTAATAAAAGAAATGGCTGCAGCCGGTGTCGAGACCAAGGTAATCGTCTATCCCGGCACAAAACATGGTTTCACCCGCCCTGACGCCACGACACGGGCTGAAAAACACAACCTGCCGATTCGCTACAACGACAAGGCAGCGAAGCAATCGTGGAAGGATCTGAGCGAATTTCTTAAAGCCGCATTCAAGTAA